In a genomic window of Telopea speciosissima isolate NSW1024214 ecotype Mountain lineage chromosome 5, Tspe_v1, whole genome shotgun sequence:
- the LOC122662907 gene encoding protein FAR1-RELATED SEQUENCE 11-like, with translation MLRILETEHEVGVGCLPFNVKDVYNFLSSQKSFKRENDAANLVLKCKHLKSLDLEFQYEYQVDDENRLEYITWCHSTSIRGYQLYGDVVVFDTTYKLNAYDMPIGVWVGVNNHGCSVFFGCCLLRDEQQTSFEWAFKVFLKFMGGKVPKTIITDDDPQIGGAIENICPATKHALCMWHIAKKIPEVLSSVLKSQFKEWNKAFQKLSKLETEEDFDKGWQAMLEEYDLVANGHLRRLYLNRSKWPKPYLRSYFFAGMRTIGKSESMNTFIKHTISSQTHLTDFIDQIGKAVGVLVQKGEQKDMQQKATTLTILTQQPIEIHASKVLTLYAFRKYQNEIVESSSYECYQSDHGFWIVRHAEHVDKW, from the exons ATGCTTAGGATATTGGAAACAGAGCATGAAGTTGGAGTTGGATGCCTTCCATTCAACGTAAAGGATGTGTACAACTTTCTTAGCTCTCAAAAATCATTTAAGAGGGAAAATGATGCAGCCAATCTTGTCCTCAAGTGCAAGCATTTGAAATCCTTGGATTTGGAATTCCAATATGAGTACCAAGTAGATGATGAGAACCGTTTAGAGTACATTACTTGGTGTCATAGTACTTCTATTCGTGGTTACCAGCTCTATGGTGATGTTGTTGTATTTGACACAACTTATAAGTTGAATGCGTATGACATGCCTATAGGTGTATGGGTTGGGGTGAATAACCATGGTTGTTCTGTTTTCTTTGGGTGTTGTCTACTAAGGGATGAGCAACAAACGTCATTCGAGTGGGCGTTCAAG GTGTTCCTCAAGTTTATGGGTGGCAAGGTCCCCAAAACTATTATCACCGATGATGATCCTCAAATTGGTGGTGCCATAGAGAACATTTGTCCAGCCACCAAGCACGCCTTATGCATGTGGCATATTGCTAAAAAAATTCCCGAAGTATTGTCTAGTGTACTGAAGTCTCAATTCAAAGAATGGAACAAGGCTTTTCAAAAACTAAGCAAGTTAGAGACAGAGGAAGATTTTGACAAGGGTTGGCAAGCAATGTTGGAGGAATACGATCTAGTGGCCAATGGACATTTAAGGAGACTATATTTGAATCGGTCTAAATGGCCGAAACCATATCTTAGGTCTTATTTTTTTGCTGGGATGAGGACCATCGGCAAATCTGAATCTATGAATACCTTCATAAAGCATACCATCTCATCACAGACTCATCTAACTGATTTCATTGATCAG ATTGGAAAGGCAGTAGGAGTGTTGGTTCAAAAGGGAGAACAAAAAGACATGCAACAAAAAGCAACAACATTAACAATTTTGACCCAACAACCAATTGAGATACATGCCTCAAAAGTTCTAACTCTTTATGCCTTTCGGAAGTACCAAAATGAGATAGTGGAATCGTCTTCATATGAATGTTATCAATCTGACCATGGGTTTTGGATTGTTCGACATGCGGAGCATGTTGATAAGTGGTGA